The Roseimicrobium gellanilyticum DNA segment ATGCGGAGCGCTGGGGATATCACCGGTATTGGCTGGCGGAGCATCATAACATTCCCGGGGTGGCCAGCTCGGCGACTTCGGTCATCATCGGACATGTCGCGGGTGGCACCTCGACCATTCGAGTGGGTTCGGGTGGCATCATGCTGCCGAATCATGCGCCGCTGGTGATAGCGGAACAATTCGGCACCCTGGCGTCCCTGTATCCGGGGCGCATCGACTTGGGATTGGGCCGTGCCCCGGGTGGGGACCAGCTCACCGCGGCGGCGCTGCGTCGAGGGCTGGGCAGCAATGGCGACACCTTTCCGCAGGACTTGATGGAACTACAGTCGTACTTCAAGCCTGCGGCCTCACATCGCACGGTGAAGGCTATTCCCGGCACGGGGCTGAATGTTCCCATCTACCTGCTGGGCTCCAGTGACTTCAGCGCGCGTCTCGCCGCAGCATTGGGCCTACCCTTTGCCTTCGCTTCGCATTTCGCGCCGGGATATCTCGGTGAGGCACTGAAGTTGTACCGTCGCGAGTTCCAGCCTTCAGCGGAGTGTGAAAAGCCGCATGTGATGATCGGGCTCAACGTCTTCGCGGCCGATACAGATGAAGAGGCCCGCTACCTGCACACTTCTGTCCAGCAGGCATTTCTGAATTTGATCCGTGGTGTTCCAAATGAGATGCCGCCACCTGTGGAAAGCATGCAGGGAAGGTGGAGTACAGCGGAGGAACTGCACGTGCGCCGCATGATGCGCTGCACGGCTGTTGGCTCGCCGACCACGGTGAAGAGGCAGATTGAGGGGTTCCTGGAAGAAACCGGTGCGGATGAAATTGTAGCCACAGCGCAGATCTACGATCATGCGGCACGACTGCGCTCCTTTGAGCTGGCAGCGCAGGTGTTCCGCGAAATCAATTCCGGTACGAGAGCCAGCGGGGAATGGAGCGACTCCGCACCCATGCCAGTTGGGCTCGGCATGCCATAAGGATTTGCAAATTGTGGGGGCTCAGCGCCAGGGCGCAGACTCGGGGCTTTTCATAAATTCGGCAAAGTCGGGGTCTGTGAGGTTGAGTTTCACACCGCCCTGCTCCTGAAGAAAACGCACGCTGGCTGCCGTGGCCTGGTGGTCCCTGGTTACAAGCAAAACTTCCAGGGCTCTGAGGTGGATGGAACTGGAATCCGGCTCCAGG contains these protein-coding regions:
- a CDS encoding MsnO8 family LLM class oxidoreductase, whose amino-acid sequence is MPLFSVLDLCPIIQGGDAASSFRNTLDLAQHAERWGYHRYWLAEHHNIPGVASSATSVIIGHVAGGTSTIRVGSGGIMLPNHAPLVIAEQFGTLASLYPGRIDLGLGRAPGGDQLTAAALRRGLGSNGDTFPQDLMELQSYFKPAASHRTVKAIPGTGLNVPIYLLGSSDFSARLAAALGLPFAFASHFAPGYLGEALKLYRREFQPSAECEKPHVMIGLNVFAADTDEEARYLHTSVQQAFLNLIRGVPNEMPPPVESMQGRWSTAEELHVRRMMRCTAVGSPTTVKRQIEGFLEETGADEIVATAQIYDHAARLRSFELAAQVFREINSGTRASGEWSDSAPMPVGLGMP